The DNA window CCGCGCTCTGCGTTGACGTGGAAGCTGGGACTCTTCTCCTTGTGAAAGGGACAGAGGCCGGTGAAGCTTCGACCCCGACGCGTGAGCCGCACCGTCTCGCCGATCAGGGCGACCAGATCGGTCCGCTCCTTGACGAGCGCAATCGTCTCCGGCGAGATCATCGTGGGTTGCGAGTTCTCCAGCGCAAGGCTCTGCGCTCCGTCGCGACATGTAGTCTTCTGCGGCGGAGCCTTACGCGCAAGGGGGGACGCCGAACTTTGGGAGCCCCGGAGGGCTCCCTCGATCCCGGAGCCGGCTACTTGGTGTCAGGGAAGGCGGATCCAGGACTCTTGTGATCGGTCAGGCTCTCATCGGGCTGGGACGAGGCTGCCAGTTCCTCCTCCGGCGGCGGCTCGGCATGGTTGACGAGGAACCGGGTGTCCTCACGGACCATGGGGGGCGGAGGATCACCGATCAGCTCAAGCTCGGTCGCCAGCCACTGCTCTTCCTCGATCAGCTCACGCCGTCGTGGATCCGTCAGCTCTCCGTGCCAGTGATCCAGCTCTTCATCCACCTCCTTGAGGCGCATGCGGGTCTTCACCACGTCCACGTCTTCCGCCCGGGCGAAACGCTCGGTGAGGAGGAGGGCGACATCCGCCGCGACCTCCACGAAGCCATGGTGCACGGCGAGCCGATGCTCACGACCTTCCTTGTGATAGGTCACGAGCCCCGTCCGCAGAGCCGCGAGCAGCGGCAGGTGGCCCGGCAACACGCCGAACTCACCCGCCACGCTCGGTGCGGTGACGTCGGTGACCTGCTCTCGCAGGGCCACGCCCGTCGGGGTCACGATCTCGAGCAAGATCGTCTCGGCCATGGCGCGCTCAGGCCGCCTTCCGTGAGGAACGGGCCTTCACTTCGTCGAGCCCGCCGGCCATGTAGAAATCCTGCTCGGAGATGTGGTCGAGCTTGCCGTCGAGGATCTCCTCGAAGCCCGAGATGGTCTCCTTGAGGGGGACGTACTTGCCGACGCGACCCGTGAACTGTGCTGCCACGAAGAAGGGCTGCGACAGGAACTGCTGGATGCGACGCGCACGGGAGACGACGAGCTTGTCGTCCTCGCTGAGCTCGTCCATGCCCAGGATGGCGATG is part of the Chondromyces crocatus genome and encodes:
- the atpC gene encoding ATP synthase F1 subunit epsilon encodes the protein MAETILLEIVTPTGVALREQVTDVTAPSVAGEFGVLPGHLPLLAALRTGLVTYHKEGREHRLAVHHGFVEVAADVALLLTERFARAEDVDVVKTRMRLKEVDEELDHWHGELTDPRRRELIEEEQWLATELELIGDPPPPMVREDTRFLVNHAEPPPEEELAASSQPDESLTDHKSPGSAFPDTK